The following are encoded together in the Parabacteroides chongii genome:
- a CDS encoding SusD/RagB family nutrient-binding outer membrane lipoprotein has product MNKYSNILMGFGLGVALVCTTGCRDDFADINSSPSQVTVGDPSYLFAMAVMDFDPFDYTYWFYDAPMLTSWTQMAVPTGSFTESSALTTVTGGVNYVRVLKLAHEITYLRSNMSEEDAAKHATTAACVDVLTAYLALSSSDINGDIQFTEAGNALHGGTLTPAYDRIADLYTLWLSQLDNAITVFTTASATEQIFESEQDIVFKGDRAKWAKAANSMKLKIAARLISQDKARALTIASEVANASCGYIDSLADAMLFNKGIVNSSNNDYIYHWSNGFMDGMASNQRIVNFMLKNKDPRVRFQYRKNDWNSKIVQEFYDQGKAIPSYIEENVEYTTTGGKKTFVRWKGMGEPWVRYYGLPVEYNASNNTAVYGEWFDYSNRYKITDENGQSAKTYRPYSMYQHQMVIGRNYNFTMPTPPGGPVITKNDSRPWYGLYLGGGEVNLYLAEFKLLGANLPGTAESYFTQGVKLSVQEYDKAAELNQIAYYGTTYDYDPNEVSIELKSGEIEAMLASADYQLTGSTSEQLEKVYLQQLINFTMYPYDQFVTARRSGLPKFNSQFISRENFASIPVTNFPRRFQTGVPNETSQLYQIQRDAYAAQGYTITGAGDANTSILNSERTWQDQGAPQWGEGPKN; this is encoded by the coding sequence ATGAACAAATATAGTAATATATTAATGGGATTCGGCCTGGGTGTAGCCTTAGTGTGCACGACCGGATGCCGTGACGATTTCGCAGATATCAACTCCAGCCCTTCGCAGGTGACTGTGGGTGATCCCTCCTATCTGTTTGCAATGGCTGTGATGGATTTCGATCCGTTTGATTACACCTACTGGTTCTACGACGCACCGATGCTGACATCATGGACGCAGATGGCGGTACCGACAGGCAGCTTCACGGAAAGTTCTGCACTGACAACCGTTACCGGTGGCGTTAATTATGTGAGAGTATTGAAACTGGCTCACGAAATTACCTACTTGCGCTCCAACATGAGCGAAGAAGATGCAGCCAAACATGCGACAACAGCCGCTTGTGTGGATGTGCTTACAGCCTATCTGGCTCTTTCCAGCAGTGATATCAACGGGGATATTCAGTTTACGGAAGCGGGTAATGCCCTGCATGGCGGTACGCTGACTCCGGCTTACGACAGAATCGCCGACTTGTACACCTTGTGGCTGAGTCAGCTGGACAATGCCATCACCGTATTCACTACGGCTTCTGCTACCGAGCAGATTTTTGAAAGCGAACAGGATATTGTCTTCAAAGGTGACCGTGCCAAGTGGGCAAAAGCGGCCAATTCAATGAAACTGAAAATCGCAGCCCGTCTGATTTCTCAAGATAAGGCACGCGCACTGACGATTGCTTCGGAAGTGGCCAATGCCTCTTGTGGCTATATCGACTCTTTGGCTGATGCCATGCTGTTCAATAAAGGTATCGTAAACTCAAGCAATAATGATTACATTTACCACTGGAGCAACGGCTTTATGGATGGAATGGCTTCCAATCAGCGCATAGTCAATTTCATGCTTAAAAACAAAGACCCTCGCGTTCGTTTCCAATACCGTAAAAACGACTGGAACTCTAAAATCGTTCAGGAATTCTACGATCAAGGCAAGGCGATTCCTTCTTATATCGAGGAAAACGTTGAATATACAACCACTGGCGGAAAGAAAACATTCGTGAGATGGAAAGGAATGGGCGAACCTTGGGTACGTTATTACGGTCTTCCGGTTGAATATAATGCCAGCAATAATACAGCTGTCTACGGTGAATGGTTTGACTATAGCAACCGCTACAAAATTACTGACGAAAACGGTCAAAGTGCAAAAACGTATCGCCCCTACTCCATGTATCAGCATCAAATGGTTATCGGACGTAACTATAACTTTACAATGCCGACTCCTCCGGGCGGTCCTGTAATCACTAAAAACGACAGCCGTCCCTGGTACGGACTGTACTTAGGCGGTGGTGAGGTAAACCTGTATCTGGCAGAGTTCAAATTATTGGGAGCCAACCTGCCTGGTACGGCTGAAAGCTATTTCACACAGGGTGTCAAACTGTCTGTTCAGGAATACGATAAAGCAGCTGAATTAAACCAGATTGCTTACTATGGTACTACGTACGATTATGACCCGAACGAAGTTTCCATCGAACTGAAAAGCGGAGAGATCGAAGCGATGCTGGCATCAGCCGATTATCAGCTGACCGGTTCAACCAGCGAACAACTGGAAAAAGTATACTTGCAGCAGTTGATCAACTTCACCATGTATCCTTATGACCAGTTTGTTACAGCCCGCCGTTCAGGCTTGCCTAAATTCAATTCACAGTTTATCAGCCGTGAGAATTTTGCATCTATTCCTGTGACCAATTTCCCTCGTCGTTTCCAGACAGGTGTTCCTAACGAAACGAGCCAGTTGTATCAGATCCAGAGAGATGCCTATGCAGCACAGGGTTATACCATTACAGGTGCCGGCGATGCAAACACATCTATTCTGAACTCAGAACGTACCTGGCAGGATCAGGGTGCTCCGCAATGGGGTGAAGGACCAAAGAATTAA
- a CDS encoding SusC/RagA family TonB-linked outer membrane protein, with the protein MLKNLKPVSLILIAGALGFSGSAYADLMPSKQSSGITQQNGKVTGVVEDNFGPVAGASIVVKGTTNGTITDVNGNFTLENVQNGATIQVSFIGYASQDIRYTGQPSLRVSLKEDSQALDEVVVTALGMKRETKALGYAVTELKGEELLNNAINPVSALQGKVAGVEIAGSDGGMFGATKIQIRGASTLGKNNQPIYVVDGIILDNAIRDGDADWNANNYDYGNELKNLNPDDFETVSVLKGAAATALYGSRGLNGAVVITTKSGKGKQGIGVNVSQTFGIDHMFKQPKLQNKYGRGQYTGNVSYGETDASGNYYLYDNIGQFYLNSAGNHTLTGGTGRHWGPAFDGSSIENYDYSTIAYSPVENNFKDAYNLGFNSNTNVSVSGSSEKTSFYTSLSYKYASGTLPNNSFDRTSFLAKASHKVTDKIEVEASIAFANSNPKNAQPNIGELFVDGTWGRTYDTQYFRKRYKGTHGGQANSGYGDEYGNNPGRGTWWNIYENDYRQKETSVRPTLVLNVELTDWMKFRAEGNYNYYYRRYEEKQPGTDYANKRSGYYGMGLYSKEQTNLNAAFTFNKSVGDFTFGGFIRGEYYNNIQQTMAENTNGGLVVPNQYFIANSINTPSYSGKIEGEKRMLSISFQASASWRDQLFLDVTGRNDWSSALVYSDTHGNYSYFYPSISASWLAHETFREQLPEWISFAKLRGSWAQVGNDTDAYTINSAYSLLTAQLQGGGNVYALSIPSTAYSTNLKPERKNAWEIGLDWRFLNNRIGIDMTYYKENTKDQIMSISVPGISGISSQYINAGNIENKGLEIALNTTPFKNKDWQWDLNFTYTKNNNKIVELHPNVADYITLSGEVAYGNYRVGSVAKVGESYGVLMSDSKAKIDEKTGLPILNATSYYGGDRGMHAMYYQRSGEAEKIGSMVPDFLGSVSTSLTYKNWSLRALFDMRFGGYVASYANRYGLAYGFTESSLKWRDAENGGMSYTSIWDGQQYNDGLIPVGLIEGGTSIPLPNGSSYTVADGGETYQALYDQGLVDPQHASAWHYWNNAWGTGTVNDDWVKKLNYIAVREITVSYRMPNKIAHKLGAQHLNLSVSGRNLGYLLNTMPNKINPESVRGTSASEFRIRSFNGLTANYTFTINVGF; encoded by the coding sequence ATGTTGAAAAACTTAAAGCCTGTCAGCTTAATTCTGATCGCTGGCGCACTCGGTTTCTCCGGAAGCGCATATGCAGATCTGATGCCAAGTAAGCAAAGTTCCGGGATTACCCAACAGAATGGGAAAGTCACCGGAGTAGTAGAGGACAACTTCGGCCCCGTTGCCGGAGCCTCTATCGTTGTGAAAGGAACCACTAATGGTACAATTACCGACGTGAATGGTAATTTTACACTGGAAAACGTACAAAACGGAGCCACTATCCAGGTCTCGTTTATCGGCTACGCCTCACAGGACATCCGGTATACCGGACAGCCCTCCCTACGCGTGTCGTTAAAGGAAGATTCACAAGCTCTGGATGAAGTGGTTGTTACCGCTTTGGGTATGAAACGCGAAACGAAAGCATTGGGATATGCCGTTACCGAATTGAAAGGTGAAGAATTGCTGAACAACGCAATCAACCCGGTTTCTGCTTTACAGGGTAAAGTGGCTGGGGTTGAAATTGCCGGTTCTGACGGTGGTATGTTCGGTGCGACCAAGATTCAGATCCGTGGTGCATCTACACTGGGTAAAAACAACCAGCCTATTTATGTAGTAGACGGTATTATCCTGGATAACGCCATCCGCGACGGTGATGCAGACTGGAATGCCAACAACTACGACTACGGTAATGAGCTGAAGAACCTGAACCCGGATGACTTTGAAACGGTATCTGTACTGAAAGGTGCAGCCGCTACCGCCCTGTATGGTTCACGCGGTTTGAACGGCGCGGTCGTTATCACGACAAAATCGGGTAAAGGCAAGCAGGGTATCGGTGTGAATGTTTCACAGACATTCGGTATCGACCATATGTTCAAACAACCGAAGTTACAGAACAAGTACGGACGCGGACAGTACACAGGTAATGTCAGTTATGGTGAGACGGATGCCAGCGGCAACTACTACCTGTACGACAACATCGGCCAGTTCTATCTGAACTCAGCAGGTAATCATACCCTTACCGGTGGAACAGGTCGTCATTGGGGACCGGCGTTCGACGGAAGCAGCATTGAAAACTATGACTATTCAACTATCGCCTATAGCCCGGTAGAGAATAACTTTAAAGATGCGTACAATTTGGGATTCAACAGCAATACCAACGTATCTGTCAGCGGTAGCAGCGAAAAGACCTCTTTCTATACTTCTCTGTCTTATAAGTATGCAAGCGGTACACTGCCGAACAACAGCTTCGACCGTACATCGTTCCTGGCTAAAGCATCGCACAAGGTAACCGACAAGATTGAGGTGGAAGCATCCATCGCCTTCGCCAATTCAAATCCAAAGAACGCACAGCCGAATATCGGAGAGTTGTTCGTAGACGGTACCTGGGGACGTACGTATGATACCCAGTATTTCCGCAAACGCTACAAAGGTACTCACGGAGGTCAGGCCAATTCCGGCTATGGTGACGAATATGGTAATAACCCGGGAAGAGGTACCTGGTGGAATATCTACGAAAACGACTATCGTCAGAAAGAGACTTCCGTACGTCCGACATTGGTATTGAACGTGGAGCTGACCGACTGGATGAAATTCCGCGCGGAAGGTAACTACAACTATTACTACAGACGTTATGAAGAGAAACAGCCGGGAACAGACTATGCAAACAAGCGAAGCGGTTATTACGGAATGGGACTCTACTCGAAAGAACAGACCAACCTGAATGCTGCATTTACATTCAACAAGAGCGTAGGTGATTTCACATTCGGCGGGTTTATCCGCGGTGAGTATTACAACAATATACAACAGACTATGGCTGAAAATACAAACGGTGGTCTGGTTGTTCCTAACCAGTATTTTATTGCCAACTCTATCAATACACCGTCTTACAGCGGTAAGATAGAAGGGGAAAAACGTATGTTGTCCATATCCTTCCAGGCAAGTGCAAGCTGGAGAGATCAGTTATTCCTGGATGTGACCGGACGTAACGACTGGTCGTCTGCCCTGGTTTATTCGGATACACATGGTAACTACTCCTATTTCTATCCGTCTATTTCGGCCTCCTGGCTGGCTCACGAAACGTTCCGCGAACAGCTTCCGGAATGGATCTCTTTCGCCAAACTGCGCGGATCATGGGCACAGGTAGGTAATGACACGGATGCTTATACAATCAATTCGGCTTATTCATTATTGACAGCCCAGCTGCAAGGTGGTGGCAACGTATACGCGCTGAGCATCCCATCAACGGCTTATTCCACAAATCTGAAACCTGAACGTAAGAACGCTTGGGAGATCGGTTTGGACTGGCGTTTCCTGAATAATCGTATCGGTATCGACATGACTTATTATAAGGAAAATACAAAAGACCAGATCATGTCGATCAGCGTTCCGGGTATCTCCGGTATCAGCAGCCAGTATATCAATGCGGGTAATATCGAAAACAAGGGGTTGGAAATTGCCTTGAACACGACACCGTTCAAAAACAAAGACTGGCAGTGGGATTTGAACTTCACATACACCAAGAACAACAACAAAATCGTTGAACTGCACCCGAACGTAGCCGATTATATCACGTTGAGTGGTGAGGTGGCTTACGGTAATTACCGTGTCGGTTCAGTTGCCAAGGTGGGTGAATCTTACGGGGTATTGATGAGTGACTCGAAAGCCAAGATCGACGAAAAGACCGGTCTGCCTATATTGAACGCGACTTCTTATTACGGTGGCGACAGAGGTATGCATGCCATGTACTACCAGCGTAGCGGCGAAGCAGAAAAAATCGGTTCGATGGTTCCCGACTTCCTGGGTTCCGTAAGTACTTCGCTTACGTATAAGAACTGGAGCCTGCGCGCTTTGTTTGATATGCGCTTCGGCGGTTATGTTGCGTCTTATGCAAACCGTTATGGTCTGGCATACGGCTTCACGGAAAGCTCTCTGAAATGGCGTGACGCAGAAAACGGCGGTATGAGCTATACTTCCATCTGGGACGGCCAGCAGTATAACGACGGCTTAATCCCTGTTGGTCTGATCGAAGGCGGAACATCTATTCCTCTGCCGAACGGAAGTTCTTATACGGTAGCCGACGGTGGCGAAACCTACCAGGCGCTGTACGACCAGGGACTTGTTGACCCGCAACACGCTTCGGCATGGCATTACTGGAACAATGCATGGGGAACAGGTACAGTAAACGACGACTGGGTGAAGAAACTAAACTACATCGCAGTACGTGAAATCACCGTATCCTACAGAATGCCTAACAAGATTGCGCATAAATTGGGTGCACAGCATCTGAACCTGTCGGTGTCCGGACGTAACCTGGGCTACCTGCTGAACACGATGCCGAATAAGATCAATCCGGAATCTGTCCGCGGTACATCTGCTTCCGAGTTCCGTATCCGTTCTTTCAACGGCTTGACTGCTAACTACACATTTACTATTAATGTCGGATTCTAA
- a CDS encoding DUF3874 domain-containing protein yields the protein MKRYASFIATSNNADLLSDPTGSRRFICIELNGTIDHSLSVNHSQLYAQAAAALRTNERYWFTSDEETAIIRNNHQFQQIPIEEQLFFQYFRQPEVGEKGELLPAAEILRRIEQRSKIKTGIRNMALFGRILLKNNVTKKHTKTGNYYHVTELL from the coding sequence ATGAAGAGATACGCCTCTTTCATTGCGACCTCCAACAATGCAGACCTACTGAGCGACCCGACCGGAAGCCGCCGTTTCATCTGTATCGAACTGAACGGGACTATCGATCACAGCCTGTCGGTTAATCATAGCCAGCTGTATGCCCAGGCGGCTGCCGCATTACGTACTAACGAACGGTATTGGTTCACATCCGACGAAGAGACAGCCATTATCCGCAATAACCACCAGTTCCAGCAGATCCCGATTGAAGAACAGCTCTTCTTCCAGTATTTCCGACAGCCGGAGGTCGGAGAAAAGGGCGAACTTCTTCCTGCCGCTGAAATATTAAGGCGGATCGAACAACGCAGCAAAATAAAAACGGGTATCCGCAATATGGCTTTGTTCGGACGAATACTGCTAAAAAACAATGTGACCAAAAAACATACCAAAACAGGCAATTACTATCATGTGACAGAGCTTTTATAA
- a CDS encoding BT4734/BF3469 family protein, which produces MKTTLFSANMKAQRTIGMEKLIELIRNGYKAKQVTALREELCHTRHGVSVKQANRIPVVYFCSTFRKQEKKLVRKEYNGLILLKINNLTNRNEAEKVRRQVSASLQTMIAFIGSGGKSVKIVIPFRLPDNTVPQNDTLIRFFHEEAYNRASAYYRETLQQDIAVEENELDAACRLSFDPDIYYNPDALPIRIEQPWKLPEKLPVSTLEHTVKDPLQRLAPGHERSRIISLLFENSLQQAMETSGYRREEKDIKPFLTCLAENCFRSGIPEEEVIKWLLIHSHFRIFETEIRTTIRNVYRLSSGFGRKPCIRPEQALAMQTDEFMKRRYEFRYNLLKEDVEYREISCKNRSSMPAGLTSAVSSR; this is translated from the coding sequence ATGAAAACAACATTATTCAGTGCCAACATGAAAGCACAACGAACTATCGGAATGGAAAAACTGATCGAACTGATCAGAAACGGGTACAAAGCAAAGCAGGTGACAGCCCTGCGCGAAGAGCTATGCCACACCCGACACGGGGTTTCCGTCAAACAAGCCAACCGGATACCGGTGGTCTACTTCTGTTCTACTTTCAGAAAGCAAGAAAAGAAGTTGGTGAGAAAAGAATACAACGGGTTAATTCTGCTTAAAATAAATAATCTGACCAACCGTAATGAAGCGGAAAAGGTACGCCGGCAGGTTTCCGCTTCTTTGCAAACGATGATCGCCTTTATCGGTTCGGGCGGGAAAAGTGTCAAAATCGTTATACCTTTCAGATTACCGGATAATACTGTCCCTCAGAATGATACCTTGATCCGATTCTTCCATGAAGAAGCATATAACAGGGCTTCCGCTTACTACAGGGAAACCTTGCAACAGGATATCGCCGTCGAAGAAAACGAATTGGATGCAGCCTGCCGCCTCTCTTTCGATCCGGATATTTATTACAATCCGGACGCACTGCCTATCCGGATCGAACAACCATGGAAGCTACCGGAAAAGCTACCCGTATCTACCCTGGAGCATACCGTAAAAGACCCGTTGCAGCGGCTCGCTCCCGGTCATGAACGAAGCCGCATCATCTCACTGCTCTTCGAAAATTCATTGCAGCAAGCGATGGAGACAAGCGGCTACCGCAGGGAAGAAAAAGACATCAAGCCTTTTCTGACCTGCCTGGCCGAAAATTGCTTCCGCAGCGGTATACCGGAAGAAGAAGTAATCAAATGGCTCCTCATCCATTCTCATTTCCGGATCTTTGAAACGGAGATACGGACTACGATCCGGAATGTTTACCGACTTTCTTCCGGTTTCGGTAGAAAGCCCTGCATCCGCCCGGAACAGGCACTGGCCATGCAGACGGATGAATTTATGAAACGGAGGTATGAGTTCAGATACAACCTCCTGAAAGAGGATGTCGAATACCGCGAAATATCCTGCAAAAACCGGTCATCAATGCCCGCCGGCCTTACAAGCGCAGTGTCCAGTCGATGA
- a CDS encoding HU family DNA-binding protein has product MTAVYKMEKNPPKKGSGKKVVLHPRIIPWDTVSTDHLIKEASSRSTYTGGDLKGAVRLIADLLKEKLKEGYNVNLDGIGYFSVSLQSRPVEDKKELRSESVHFKNVNFRCCAQLKWELKTMHLERYREPKKTDFSLEEKERRLLHYLERHAYITTLAYQGLNGCTQYMARKELRQFVADGVLIEDGTRRMCIYTRRPEPVELPDTLVVESNIGEEENR; this is encoded by the coding sequence ATGACAGCAGTTTACAAAATGGAGAAGAACCCGCCGAAAAAGGGTTCAGGGAAAAAAGTCGTATTGCATCCTCGTATAATACCTTGGGATACAGTGAGTACGGATCATTTGATCAAGGAGGCTTCTTCACGTTCCACCTATACCGGAGGGGACTTGAAGGGGGCGGTCCGGCTGATCGCCGATCTGTTGAAGGAAAAATTGAAGGAGGGATATAATGTGAATCTCGATGGGATCGGTTATTTCAGTGTCTCCCTTCAATCGCGTCCGGTTGAAGACAAGAAAGAGCTACGCAGTGAATCGGTACATTTCAAGAATGTGAATTTCCGTTGTTGTGCTCAGTTGAAGTGGGAGTTGAAGACGATGCATCTGGAGCGTTACCGGGAACCTAAAAAGACCGACTTCTCACTGGAGGAGAAGGAGAGACGATTGTTACACTATTTGGAACGTCATGCTTATATCACGACCCTGGCATATCAGGGATTGAATGGCTGCACGCAATATATGGCGCGGAAAGAACTCCGACAATTTGTGGCTGACGGTGTTCTGATAGAGGACGGGACCCGACGGATGTGCATCTATACCCGGCGACCGGAGCCGGTGGAACTACCGGATACGCTGGTGGTGGAGTCGAATATAGGAGAGGAAGAAAACCGGTGA